One genomic region from Prionailurus bengalensis isolate Pbe53 chromosome C1, Fcat_Pben_1.1_paternal_pri, whole genome shotgun sequence encodes:
- the EXO5 gene encoding exonuclease V, whose translation MAENGEEETGSVEASGFSDLSDSELLEYLDLEDTQESSASLSKPGPSSELPGKDDKLTSLPKWKRGLDVSSPMERFHLKYLYVTDLSTQDWCEQQMVYGKELPGFLAPEKAAVLDTGASIHLARELEVHDLVTVPTTTKEDAWAVKFLNILSMIPVLQSEGRIREFPVFGEVEGVLLVGVIDELHYTAKGELELAELKTRRRPMLPLEAQKKKDCFQISLYKYIFDAMVQGKVTSASLIHHTKLCPDKPLGPSVLRHARQGGFSVKSLGDLMELVFLSLTLSDLPVIDILKIEYIHQETATVLGTEIVAFEEKEVRGKVQHYMAYWMGHREPQGVDVEEAWKCRTCNYADICEWRKGGGVPSSILEPLAKKVK comes from the coding sequence ATGGCAGAGAATGGGGAAGAGGAGACGGGGTCAGTAGAGGCCTCAGGGTTCTCAGACTTGAGTGACTCAGAGTTGCTAGAGTATCTGGACCTGGAAGATACTCAGGAGTCAAGTGCATCACTTAGCAAGCCTGGTCCTTCTTCTGAACTCCCTGGGAAGGATGACAAGCTCACAAGCTTACCAAAATGGAAAAGAGGATTGGATGTCTCATCACCTATGGAGCGATTCCACCTTAAATATTTGTACGTCACTGACTTGTCTACTCAAGACTGGTGTGAACAGCAAATGGTATATGGGAAGGAGCTTCCTGGTTTCTTGGCTCCTGAGAAGGCAGCTGTTTTGGACACCGGTGCCAGCATCCACCTAGCTAGAGAACTAGAAGTTCATGATCTTGTGACTGTCCCCACCACCACTAAAGAAGATGCTTGGGCAGTTAAGTTTTTGAATATATTATCAATGATTCCTGTCCTGCAGTCAGAAGGACGCATCAGAGAGTTTCCAGTGTTTGGAGAAGTGGAGGGTGTGCTGCTTGTTGGAGTAATTGATGAGCTGCACTATACCGCCAAGGGGGAACTGGAACTGGCTGAACTTAAGACACGCAGGCGCCCTATGCTCCCTTTGGAAGCTCAGAAGAAAAAAGACTGTTTTCAAATCAGCCTATACAAATATATCTTTGATGCCATGGTTCAAGGGAAAGTGACCAGTGCTAGCCTAATCCACCACACAAAATTGTGTCCAGACAAGCCACTGGGACCTTCAGTGCTGAGGCATGCCCGGCAGGGAGGCTTCTCTGTAAAGTCCTTGGGTGACCTCATGGAGCTAGTCTTCTTGTCTCTAACACTGTCTGACCTCCCAGTTATTGATATCCTAAAGATTGAGTACATCCACCAAGAGACTGCCACAGTGCTGGGTACAGAGATTGTGGCCTTTGAAGAGAAGGAGGTGAGAGGCAAGGTGCAGCACTATATGGCCTACTGGATGGGCCACCGAGAGCCTCAAGGGGTTGATGTGGAGGAGGCTTGGAAGTGCCGGACATGCAACTATGCAGATATCTGTGAATGGAGGAAGGGTGGTGGGGTTCCCAGCTCCATTCTAGAGCCCCTAgccaaaaaagtgaaatga